In Quercus robur chromosome 11, dhQueRobu3.1, whole genome shotgun sequence, the following proteins share a genomic window:
- the LOC126704678 gene encoding pollen receptor-like kinase 1, whose amino-acid sequence MRARPYYTKARNNLRSLLVTIFIFLHVVIHVVSGASESETLIKFKGFLENNEALTSWRSGTTPCSGNVPNWVGIHCLQGKVWGLKLENMGLKGVINVESLMSLPYLRTLSFMNNHFDGPLPDLKKLPALKSVYLSHNNFSGAIPSDAFFNMLWLKKLYLAHNKFTGTIPISLSPLPKLLELRLEYNQFEGQIPDLRQGQSLQSFNVSYNNLEGLIPGSFAMVDSSCFLGNEGLCGGPLRKCGKTSKGSIIVVVIVVGLALGAIGAVIFILSCRSKPVSSVEAPSSKSGSEKKTGIKESEQASYGSPDPSGSSNKKVENTLKLTFVRDDREMFHLQDLLRASAEILGSGSFGSSYKAGLVTGSVMVVKRFKQMNNVGKEEFQEHMRKLGSFSHPNLLPLVAYYYRKEEKLLVYDYVAKGSLADHIHGHKALGQLSLDWPTRLKIVKGIAKGLQYLYTELPSLIVPHGHLKSSNVLLNEYWEPLLTDYGLVPVVNQEHAQQLMVVYKSPEYSQLGRITKKTDVWSFGILILEILTGKIPSNFLPKCKGSKEELASWVNSIVPEEWTEEVFDKEMRPIWGSEGEMLKLLKIGLNCCEGDVEERCDWKEVVERIEELREQDGDDDDFSYTS is encoded by the exons ATGCGTGCACGTCCTTACTACACGAAAGCACGTAATAATTTGCGATCATTGCTTGTTaccattttcatatttttgcaCGTCGTTATTCATGTTGTTTCTGGGGCTTCAGAATCAGAAACCCTCATCAAGTTCAAGGGGTTCCTTGAAAACAATGAAGCATTAACCAGTTGGAGGTCAGGCACAACCCCATGCTCTGGGAATGTACCAAATTGGGTTGGTATTCATTGCTTGCAAGGAAAAGTTTGGGGCTTAAAACTAGAGAATATGGGACTAAAAGGTGTCATTAATGTGGAATCGCTCATGTCATTGCCATATTTGAGGACCTTAAGCTTCATGAATAATCACTTTGATGGTCCATTGCCGGATTTGAAGAAACTCCCTGCATTAAAGTCAGTGTATTTGtcacacaataatttttcaggAGCTATTCCCAGTGATGCATTTTTTAATATGCTGTGGTTGAAGAAATTGTATTTGGCGCACAATAAATTTACGGGTACTATTCCTATATCATTATCACCATTGCCAAAGCTTTTGGAATTGAGGCTTGAGTATAACCAATTTGAAGGCCAAATACCCGATCTTCGTCAAGGACAGTCTTTGCAATCTTTCAATGTATCATACAACAATTTGGAAGGTTTAATACCAGGAAGTTTTGCCATGGTAGATTCGAGCTGCTTCTTGG GCAACGAGGGTCTATGTGGAGGTCCTTTAAGAAAATGTGGCAAAACCTCGAAGGGGAGTATCATTGTGGTTGTCATAGTTGTGGGGCTGGCACTAGGCGCCATTGGTGCGGTGATCTTCATCCTTAGCTGCCGGAGCAAACCAGTTTCATCAGTAGAGGCTCCGTCATCAAAATCAGGTTCCGAAAAGAAAACAGGTATTAAAGAGTCAGAACAAGCTTCGTATGGTTCACCAGATCCCTCTGGAAGCAGCAACAAGAAGGTTGAGAATACACTGAAGCTGACCTTTGTCAGGGATGATAGGGAGATGTTTCATTTGCAAGACTTGCTTAGAGCCTCAGCTGAGATATTGGGAAGTGGATCCTTTGGGTCTTCTTATAAGGCAGGTTTGGTGACTGGATCAGTGATGGTTGTGAAGAGGTTCAAGCAAATGAACAATGTTGGGAAAGAAGAGTTTCAAGAGCATATGAGAAAACTAGGGAGCTTCTCACACCCTAATCTGCTTCCTCTGGTTGCATACTACTATAGGAAGGAAGAGAAGCTCTTGGTATATGACTATGTTGCGAAGGGTAGCTTGGCTGATCATATTCATG GACATAAAGCTCTAGGCCAACTAAGCCTTGATTGGCCAACCCGGTTAAAGATTGTCAAAGGCATTGCCAAGGGCCTTCAGTATCTCTACACTGAGCTTCCTAGCCTAATCGTTCCCCATGGCCACCTAAAGTCCTCAAATGTTCTTCTCAATGAATACTGGGAGCCCCTTCTCACTGACTATGGTCTAGTCCCTGTGGTGAACCAAGAGCATGCCCAACAGCTCATGGTGGTTTACAAGTCTCCAGAGTACTCACAACTGGGAAGAATAACAAAGAAGACTGATGTATGGAGCTTTGGAATATTGATATTAGAGATCTTAACAGGGAAGATCCCTTCCAACTTTCTACCAAAGTGTAAGGGAAGTAAGGAGGAATTGGCAAGTTGGGTCAATTCAATTGTTCCTGAAGAATGGACAGAGGAAGTGTTTGACAAGGAGATGCGACCAATTTGGGGTAGTGAGGGAGAGATGCTGAAGCTTTTGAAGATTGGATTGAATTGTTGTGAAGGGGATGTGGAGGAGAGGTGTGATTGGAAGGAGGTTGTTGAAAGGATTGAAGAGCTGAGAGAGcaggatggtgatgatgatgatttttcCTACACTTCATGA